The nucleotide sequence GTACACGCGCTCGGGCACCGGCCCGATCAAGGCCGTGGCGCGCGGCGAGACCGCGGTGTCGATCAGCTTCGTGCACGACGGCCCGGGCGAGAAGATGCAGGGCTTCCCGGTCGAGACCATCACGCCGAGCGACGGCACCGGCGCCGAGATCGGCTCGATGAGCATCATCAAGGGCGCGCGCAATCTCGAGGCCGCGAAGAAGTTCTACGAATGGGCGCTCACGCCCGCCGCGCAGGAGCTCGGCGCCGCCAACAAGCAGTTCCAGCTGCCGAGCAACGCCGCCGCCAAGCTCGACCCGCGCATTCCCGACTTCAAGAAGATCAAGTTCATCGACTACGACTACGCCAAGTACGGCGCCAGCGCCGAGCGCCGCCGCCTGATCGCGCGCTGGGAGAAGGACGTCAACTCGCTGCCGCGCTAAGTGGAAGCGCATTCCATCGGGGCCTCGCCCCGTGCGGCGGCCCCGCGCAATCCGGCGTCGGAGGCCGCGGCGCGGCGCACCCAGCGCTGGATCCGTGCCTGGGTGCTGCTGGGCTTCGCGGCCTACCTGCTGCTGCCCTGGTATGCGATCCAGGACGCGACCTGGTACGAGGCCATTCCGCAGGTCTTCGGCGGCGCCGAGGGCGCCAACGGTCTGATGCAGGTCGCCTTGCAGGGGCGCGTCTGGCTGTTCGTCGGGCTGGCGGGCCTCGCCGTCTGCGCCGTCGGCGCCTGGCTGCCGCCGGGCCGCGCGCAGGGCCGCTGGCTTTTGGCCGGCGGCGCGGGCGGTGCCCTCGGGCTCGCGCTCGCGGGCTTCGCGATCGGCGCGCGTGGCTGGGCTTTCGCGGCGCTCGAGGCGCGCTTCGGCGAGCTCGGCATCAACCAGTTCGGCATCGGCGCCGGCGGCTTCGTGGCGCTGTGCGCGCTGGTGCTGCTCGCGGCCTTCGGCATCGCGCGGCTCGGCCGCTTCAAGGGCGACCTGTTCGTGGCCGCCTCGGTGCTGGGCTGCGGCGTGCTGATGGCGCTGTTCATCGCCTACCCCGTGAGCCGCGCGCTGTCGGGCGCCTTCCTCGACGAGGACGGCCGCGTATCGATGGCCGCCTTCCTCGCGCGCGTCTTCACCGAACGCATCTGGGGCCTGGGCTGCCTCGCGGGCGGCGTGCGCTGCGGCGTGGCCTGGAACACGCTGGTGCTGGCGCTGCTCACGGCCGCGGGCACCACCTTCCTGGGCACGCTGATGGCGCTGATGGCCGAGCGCGGCAGCCGGCGCGGGCAGGGCGCGCTGCGGGTACTGGCGCTGCTGCCGATCATCACGCCGCCGTTCGTGGTGGGCCTCGGCCTGATCCTGCTGTTCGGCCGCGCGGGCATCGTCAACCAGGTGCTCGAGAGCGTGTTCGGCATCGAACCCACGCGCTGGTTCTACGGCATGCCCGGCGTGCTGGTGGCGCAGCTGTTCGCCTTCACGCCGATCGCCTTCATGATCATGCGCGGCGTGGTGCAGGGCATCGCGCCCAGCCTCGAGGAAGCCGCGCAGATGCTGCGCGCCGACCGGCGCCGCGCCTTCTTCACCATCACGCTGCCGCTGCTCAAGCCCGGGCTCGCCAATGCCTTCCTGGTGGGCTTTATCGAGAGCATCGCCGACTTCGGCAACCCGGTGGTGGTGGGCGGCCAGTTCTCGGTGCTGTCGACCGACATCTTCTTCGCCATCGTCGGAGCGCAGTACGACCAGGGCCGCGCGGCCTCGCTGGCCTGGGTGCTCACCCTGTTCGCGCTCGGCGTGTTCGCGCTGCAGCGTGGGCTGCTCGGCAAGCAGAACTACACCACCGTCAGCGGCAAGGGCGACGCCGGCATCCCGATGGCGCTGCCCGACGGCGTGCGCCGCACCATCCACGGCATCGCGCTGCCCTGGATCGCCTTCACCGCGGTGGTCTACCTGTTCGCCTTCGCGGGCGGCTTCGTGCAGACCTGGGGACGCGACTACAGCTTCACGCTGCAGCACTTCAAGACCGCGTTCGCGCTCGAATGGGGGCAGTTCGGGCTGGTGTGGGCCGGCACCGCGTGGAACTCGCTGCTGACCACGCTCAAGCTGGCCGGCATCTCGGCGCCGATCACCGCGGCGCTGGGCCTGCTGATCGCCTGGCTGCTGGCGCGCAACGAGTTCAAGGGGCAGGGCGCGTTCGAGTTCGGCGCGCTGCTGGCCTTCGCGATCCCGGGTACGGTGCTCGGCGTGAGCTACATCCTGGCCTTCAACGTGCCGCCGTTCGAGCTCACGGGCACCGGGCTCATCATCGTGCTGTGCTTCATGTTCCGCAACCTGCCGGTGGGCGTGCGCGCGGGCACCGCGGCCTTCAAGCAGCTCGACCGCTCGCTCGACGAGGCCTCGCTGATGCTGCGCGCCTCGACCTCGCAGACGCTGTTCAAGGTGGTGCTGCCGCTGCTCAAGCCGGCGCTGGTGGCGGCGCTGGTCTACAGCTTCGTGCGCGCGATGACGACCGTGAGCGCCGTGATCTTCCTGGTCACGGCCGAGAACGAACTGGCCACCACCTACATCATCGGCCGCGTCGGCAACGGCGACTACGGCATCGCGCTGGCCTACTGCACGGTGCTGATGATCCTGATGTCGCTCGCGATCGCGCTGGTGCAATGGGTGGTGGGCGAACGCAGGCTGGGACGGCGCGGCACGGCACCCGGGCACCAGGGGCATCACAAGATGGAGGGGCTGGCATGACGGGCATGACGAGCATGAGTACTGGGATCGAGTTTCGCGACGTCACCAAGCGCTACGGCGCCGACAGGAACGGGCCGCTCGCGGTCAAGGGCATCAGCTTCGAGGTGCCCGAGGGCACGCTGACCACCATCCTCGGCCCCTCGGGCTGCGGCAAGACCACCACCTTGCGCATGATCGCGGGGCTCGAGTCGCCGACCTCGGGCGCGATCTTCATGGGCGGGCGCGACGTCACCACGCTCGGGCCTGCCGAGCGCAACGTCAGCATGATGTTCCAGAGCTATGCGCTGTTTCCGCACATGGACGTGATCGGCAACGTGGGCTACGGCCTGCGCATGAGCGGCGTGAAGAAGGACGAGGCCACGGCGCGTGCGCGCGAGGCGCTGCGCGGCGTGGGCCTGGTGGGCTTCGACCAGCGGCTGCCCAGCGAGCTCTCGGGCGGCCAGCAGCAGCGCGTGGCGCTGGCGCGCGCGCTGGTGCTCGAGCCCGCGGTGCTGCTGTTCGACGAGCCGCTGTCGAACCTCGACGCGCGGCTGCGGCGCGAGATGCGCGAGGAGATCCGCTCGCTGCAGCAGCGGCTCAAGCTCACGGTGGCCTACGTCACCCACGACCAGAGCGAGGCGCTGGCCGTGAGCGACCAGATCATCGTGATGGACCACGGCGTGATCGCCCAGCGCGGCACGCCCGAGCAGCTCTACGGCCGGCCCGAGAGCGAGTTCGTCGCGGGCTTCATGGGCGAGGCGATGGTGTTCCCGGCCGTGGCCGGTGCCGACGGCGACGTCACGCTCGGGCCGCTGCGGCTGCGGCCGCGCCATGCGGTGGCGCCGGGCGCGGTCAAGGTCGCGGTGCGGCCCGAGGCCTGGCGCATCGGCGAGGCCTCGGCGGCCGACACCGGCCTGCCGGCCACGCTGAAGAAGGTGGCCTACCTCGGCAGCTTCTACGAGTACGGTTTCGACACGCCGCTGGGCGCGGTCTTCGTGGTCTCGACCGACCTGTCGAACCCGCTGGCCGCGGGTGCGCAGACCCGGCTCTCGCTGGGGGCGCATGGCGTCAGCGTGGTGTAGCGCGCGCATGGAACAATGGCGCCATGAACGTGGTTTTCGATCTTGGCGCCGTGCTCTTCACCTGGGAGCCCACACGGCTGGTCCAGGCCCATCTGGCGGAGCATGCGCCCACTGAATCCGCCGCCGCGGCCCTGGGCCGCGCGCTTTTCCATCATGACGACTGGACCAGCTTCGATTGCGGCACCCGCACGCTCGAGGAATCCGTCGCGCGCATGGCGGCGCGTCTCGCGCTGCCGGCCGACCGCCTGCTGGCCATGCTCGACGGACTCGGCGAACGGCTGGCGCCGATCGATGTCACGGTGGCGCTGCTCGAGGAGCTGTTCGAGCGCCGCGAGGCCGGCGAGCCGCTGAAGCTCTACTACCTCTCGAACATGCCCGCGCCCTATGCGCGCGCGATCGTGGCGCGCCACGGCTTCATGCGGCGTTTCGACGGCGGCGTGTTCTCGGGCGACGTGAAGTTCCTGAAGCCCCATCGCGAGATCTACGAACTGCTCGCGGTGCGCCATGCGCTGGCGGCGGAGCAGACGGTGTTCATCGACGATTCGGCGCCCAACGTGGAAGCCGCGCGCGCCTTCGGCTGGCACGCGATCCACTGCACCGCGCCGGCCACGCTCGCGACCCAGCTCTCGCGCTACCTGCCGGTGCGCTCGACCTTGTCGATGTCGAAGCCCAGGCTGCCCGCGTAGTCGAGCTCGGCCTGCAGGGTCGCGTCGTCCAGGCAGGGCGCGCGCGACAGCACCCACAGGTACTCGCGGTTCGGCGTGCCGACCAGCGCCACCTGGTAGTCGCGGTCCAGCTTCAGGATCCAGTAGTCGCCCCACACCACCGGCAGCCAGGCCAGCCACGAGGGCGCGAAGCGCACCTCGAGCCGGCCCGCGCCGGGCTGGCCCGCCACCGGCACCACGCGCGCGGTGCCCAGCGATTCCTCGAAATTGCCGTCGGCGCGCTCGCAGCGGTTGAGCACCTCGATCGTGCCGTCAGGGCGCGGCGTGTACTGGGCCGTGACCGGGCCGGCGCAGGATTTCTGGAAGCGGTTGGGCAGCCGCGCCTGTTCATGCCACAGGCCGGCGTAGCGGTGCAGGTCCACGGGTGCCACCACCTGCAGCGGCGCGCGCATCAGCGGCGCGCCATCGGCCGGACCGGCCAGCCGCACGCGCGAGCGGCGCGCGGCATCCAGCGCGAGCCAGGCCGCCGCGCCGCCGATCACGAAGGCCGTGGCCAGCGTGCCGATGGCGGCGCTGGTGCGGCGGTCGTCGAAGGGGGCGAGGTCGGTGGAGGCTGCGGGAGGAAGTCTGCGCTGCATGTAGGGGGCTCCTGGGTCGGGACGGGACGGCGAATCCGACGATTCGCGAAGGAAGGACTCCGCAGCCTAGGCGCGCTCGCGGGTGCTCGCCGTCAGCCGTGGACCACAGCGCCTGTAGGGCGGCATGGGGCCGAAACCCTGCTGGCCGCATGTTGTTCGCGCCGTCATGGAACCGGGTGCCAAGCCGTGCTACGGTGCGCATGAAAGCATCGGCCCGCATGCACCAGCGTGCAGGCCCTGTCGCCATCACCGCAACATAATCATTGCCATGAACCAACTCGATGCACTCCGTCAATGGACCACCGTGGTCGCCGACACCGGCGACTTCAAGCAGCTCAGCGCCTCCAAGCCGCAGGACGCGACCACCAATCCGTCGCTGATCCTCAAGGCGGTGCAGAAGGCCGAGTACCGGCCGCTGCTCGACGAGGGCGTGAAGAAGCATGCGGGCAAGCCGCTCGACGAAGTCATCGACCGCCTGCTGGTGCGCTTCGGCACCGAGATCCTTTCGATCATCCCGGGCCGCGTCTCCACCGAGGTCGATGCGCGTCTGTCCTTCGACACCGCCGCCACCGTGGCGCGCGGCGAGCGCATCACGGCGCTCTACAAGGCCGAGGGCATCGACACCGAGAAGCGGCTGCTGATCAAGGTCGCCTCCACCTGGGAAGGCATCGAGGCCGCGCGCCAGCTCGAGAGCAAGGGCATCCGCACCAACCTCACGCTGCTGTTCTCGTTCGCGCAGGCCGTGGCCTGCGGCGCGGCCGGCGTGCAGCTGATCTCGCCCTTCGTCGGCCGCATCTACGACTGGTACAAGAAGTCCGAGGGCGCCAAGTGGGACGAGGCCGCCAATGCCGGCGCCAACGACCCCGGCGTGAAGTCGGTGCGCCAGATCTTCGAGTACTACAAGGCCAACGGCATCAAGACCGAGGTGATGGGCGCGAGCTTCCGCAACGTGGGCCAGATCAAGGCGCTCGCCGGCTGCGACCTGCTGACCATCAGCCCCGAACTGCTGGCCGAACTGGCCGCGAGCAACGAGCCGCTCGAGCATGCGCTCGACGCCAAGGCCGCCGCCAAGGGCAAGGCCGAGAAGATCGCCTACGACGAGGCCGGCTTCCGCTTCGCGCTCAACGAGGACGCGATGGCCACCGAGAAGCTCGCCGAGGGCATCCGCGCCTTCGCGGCCGACGCGATCAAGCTCGAGAAGCTGATGCAGGAAAGCGGCCGCTGATCATGGCGACCCCGCTTCGCTGCGACCGCGCGCCGGCCTGGGCGCAGCTGCAGTCCTATTTCGAGACCGCGGGCCGCCAGTTCGACCTGCGCCATGCCTTCGTCGACGACGCCGAGCGCTTCGCGCGCTTCAGCCAGGAGGCGCCGCACCTGTTCGCCGACCTGTCGAAGAACCTGCTCGACACGCGCGTGGAGGAGCTGCTGTTCGCGCTCGCGCGCGAGTGCGGCCTCGAGGCGCACCGCGATGCGATGTTCGCGGGCGAGCACATCAACAACACCGAAGACCGCGCGGTGCTGCACACGCTGCTGCGCGCGCCGGCCGATGCCACGGCCGGCAAGACCGCGGCGCAGCTGCGCGAGGTGCACGAAACGCTCGACGCCATGCTCGCCTACGCCGAGAAGGTGCGCGGCGACCACACCATCACCGACGTGGTCAACATCGGCATCGGCGGCTCCGACCTCGGTCCGCAGATGGCGGTGCTGGCGCTCGCGGAGTTCGCGGCGCCGGGCAAGCACTTCCACTTCGTCTCGAACGTCGACGGCCACGAGCTCGACGGCGTGCTCGAGGGCCTCGCGCCCGAGCACACGCTGTTCCTGATCGCCTCGAAGACCTTCACCACGGCCGAGACGATGACCAACGCGCAGTCCGCGAAGCGCTGGTACGAGCAGTCGGGCGGCAACGACATCGCGGGCCACTTCGCGGCGCTCACCACCAACGTGGAAGCGGCCAACAAGTTCGGCATCGAGACCACCTTCGGCTTCTGGGACTGGGTGGGCGGGCGCTATTCGCTGTGGTCGGCCATCGGCCTGCCGATCGCGCTGGCCATCGGCGCCGAGGGCTTCCGTCGGCTGCTCGCGGGCGCGCATGCGATGGACGAGCACTTCCGCACCGCGTCGCTCGCGAAGAACCTGCCGATGCGCCTGGGCCTGCTCGACGTCTGGTATCGCAACTTCCACCGCTTCACGAGCCGCTGCATCGCGCCGTATCACAGCGCACTGAAGCGGCTGCCGGCCTACCTGCAGCAGCTCGAGATGGAGAGCAACGGCAAGCAGGTCGACGCGACCGGTGCCGCGCTGCCGCCGGGCCTGGGCACTTCGCCCGTGCTCTGGGGCGAGCCGGGCACCAACGGCCAGCATGCCTACTTCCAGATGCTGCACCAGGGCACCGACGTGATCCCGCTGGAGTTCCTCGCGGTGCGCGATGCCTCGCACGACCTCGAGGGCCACCATCCGAAGCTGCTGGCCAACGCGCTCGCGCAGGCGCAGGCGCTGATGGTGGGCAAGCTCGACGCGGGCGGCCACAAGAACTTCCCGGGCAACCGACCCAGCAGCTTCTTCGTGTTCGAGAAGCTCACGCCCGAGGCGCTCGGCGCCTTCATCGCGCTGTACGAGCACCGCGTGTTCACCAGCGGCGCGCTGTGGGGCATCAACAGCTTCGACCAGTGGGGCGTGGAGCTCGGCAAGGTGCTCGCGAAGGACATCGAGCCGCGTCTCGCCTCGGGCGACATCACCGGGCTCGATGCCTCGACCGCGGGGCTGCTGCAGCGCCTGAGTCCGCCCGCGCAGTGAGCGCTTGGCCGTTCGAAGTACGCCATTCGTTGCCATTGCCGTTGCAGAAGGCGCCGATATGATGGCCCCGGGAAATTTCCCGGGGACCTCAAGAGGAGCCGAGCAAAATGGATTTTCAAACAGCGGTCAAGACCTGCTTTCAGAAGTACACGGATTTCAGTGGGCGCGCCTCGCGCTCCGAGTTCTGGTGGTTCATATTGGCCGAGGTGGTCGTGCTGATCGTCGCCAGCCTCATCCACCAGATCGTCTACCTGGTCGCCGCGCTGGGCTTCCTGCTGCCCGTGCTGGCCGCGGGCTCGCGCCGCCTGCACGACATCGGCAAGAGCGGCTGGTTCCAGCTGCTGATGATCATTCCGCTGATCAACCTCGTGCTGATCTATTTCTTCGTGCAGCCCAGCCAGCCCGAGGCCAATGCCTACGGCCAGCCGCCGGGTGCCTGAAGACCCCGGGACACGCAGAACAACGATTCGACAGGGCCGCGCATGCGGCCCTTTTTTATGGCGGCCGACTCAGGCCTCGGCCGTCGCGGCCGCGCGCACCGGCGCACCGCTGGCCATGCGCAGGCATAGGTCGAAGGCCTGCTGCAGGCCCTCGATCTGCGCGATGCCCTGGCCCGCGATGTCGAAGGCGCTGCCGCTGGCCGAGGTGGCCACGGGCACGGGCAGGCCGCCGTGCAGGGTCACGCCCTGCTCGAAGCCCATGAGCTTCATCGCGATCTGGCCCTGGTCGTGGTACATCGAGACCACCGCGTCGACGTCGCCGCGCCGCGCGCCGATGAACACCGTGTCGGGCGAGAACGGGCCGCGCGCGTCGTAGCCCTCGGCGCGCAGCTTTTCGATGGCCGGGCCGATGATCTCGATCTCCTCCATGCCGATCGAGCCGCCGTCGCCGGCATGCGGGTTGAGCCCCGAGACCGCGATGCGCGGCTGCGCCACGCCCGACTGGCGCAGCGCCGCGGCGATGATCTTCACCGCGTCGCGCACGCCTTCACCGGTGATGTGGCTCGCCACGTCCTTCAGCGGAATGTGCGAGGTCACGCGCGAGGTCCACAGCGCCCCCGTGAGGTTGAACTCGCAGACGAAGCCCGGCACCGCGAAGCGCGCCTGCATGTAGCGCAGCTCGTCCTCGTGCATCAGGCCGCCCAGGCGCAGCGAATGCTTGTTGAGCGGCGCGAACAGGATCGCGTCGACCTGGCCGCGGCGCACGGCCGCGGTCGCGAGCTCGAGCGCCTCGAAGGAGGCACGGCCCGAGGCCTCGTTCGATTCGCCGAGCACCGGCTCGGCACCGTCCATCCAGTCGCAGGCCAGCAGCGAGGGCCGGCCGTCCTCGAAGCGCAGCGTGTCGAGGCTCTCGGCCGCGAGCGGATCGAGCTTCGCGCCGGCGATGCGCTCGCCCGCGGCCAGCACCACCGGGTCGGCGATCAGCAGCACGCGCGCGGCGTCGAGGTTGCGCTGGCGCGCGAGCAGCTTGACCGCCATCTCGGGGCCGACCCCGCTGGGGTCGCCGAGCAGCACGGCGATACGGGGCTTGGCGGAGGTCACGGTCGGAATCTTCGAAGGAGTGGACATGGCGATCGTCGGTGGAGAAAAAGCGAGGGACGGCCTCATTCGGCCTTGATGTTGGCGGCGCGCACGAGCTGGCCGTAGTGCTCGAACTCCTGCCGGTTCATGGCCGCGAAGGGTTCGCCGATCAGGTTGCCGGGCTCGCCGCCCAGGGCCTTGATGCGGGCCTGCACGTCGGGCAGCTGCAGGCTGCGCGCCAGCTCGGCGCTCAGGCGCTCGACGGCCGGGCGCGGTGTGCCGGCCGTCACGTAGAGGCCGTACCAGGTCGAGACGTCGGCGCCCTTGACGCCCTGTTCGGCCAGCGTGGGCACGTCGGGCAGTTCGGGCGAGCGCTGCGGCGCGCTCACGGCCAGCGCGCGGAACTTGCCGGCCTTGATCTGGCCCATGGCCGAGGAGGTGCTGTCGAACATCATCTCGACCTCGCCCGAGATGATGTCGATGTGCGCCTGCGAGCTGCCCTTGTAGGGCACGTGCACCGACTTCATGCCGGTGGCCAGGTTGAAGGCCTCGCCGCCCACGTGCTGGGTGCTGCCGATGCCCGAGGAGGCGTACTTGAAACCGCCGGGCTTGGCCGCCATCGCGGCCAGCAGGTCCTTCACCGACTTGTAGGGCGAGCTGGCCGACACCACCAGCACGTTGGGCATCACGGCCACCAGGCCCAGCGGCTGCAGGTCTTTCAGCGGGTCGTACTTGAGCTTGAGGATGTGCGGCGCCACCGCCTGCGCGGTGTTGGTGGCCAGGAGCAGCGTGGCGCCGTCGGCCGGCGCGCGTGCCGTGAGCTCGCCCGCGATGGTGTTGGAGGCACCGGGCCGGTTCTCGACCACCACCGGCTGCTTGAGCGCGGGCGAGAGCTTGTCGGCCAGCACGCGCGCGAGGATGTCGGTGCCGCCGCCCGGCGAGGCGCCGACCATGATGCGCAGCGGCTTGTCGGGGTAGGCGGGCGCGGTCTGGGCGGCGGCGAGGCCGCAGGCCAGCACGAGCGTGGCGGCGAAGGCGCCGGCGCAGCGCTGCCGGAAGGCCGGGGAAAAGGGGCGCATCGGGGTTGTCTCCTGCTTGTTGGTCTTGGACGCCATTGCTTTCCATGCATGGCGAGGCTGCAGGTTAGGCCGTTCGCTCCTCGCGATCCAATCGAAATTGGCGGGGTCTCCATATACTTTTGGTGATGACCGTCCAGAAAACATCGCCCGATGCCTCGCTGATGCTGCAGGTGCGCCCGCGCCAATTGCTGCTGCTGGTGCGCCTCGACGCCCACCGCCACCTGGGCCGCGCGGCCGAGGCCATGAACATCAGCCAGCCCGCGGCCACCAAGCTGCTGCAGCAGCTCGAGGATTCGCTCGGCGAGAAGCTGTTCGAGCGGCTGGCGCGCGGCATGGAGCCCACGCCCTACGGCGAGATCCTGGTGCGCTACGCCCACCGCGTGGTCAGCGACTTCGGCAGCGCGCGCGAGGAGATGCTGGCGCTGCGCTCCGGCCTCAGCGGCGCGCTGCGCGTGGGCAGCGTGCCGGGCGCGGTGCCCGAGCTGCTGGCGCCGGCGCTGGTCGAGTACCGCCGGCGCCATCCGCAGGTGGCGGTGTCGGTGGTGGTCGAGACCAGCGACGTGATGCAGGCCCAGCTCGAGCAGGGCGAGGTCGACCTGGTGCTGGGCCGGCTCACCGACGGGCACGACGAGTCGCGCTACGCCAGCGTGCCGCTGCTCGGCGAATCGCAGGTGGTGGTGGTGCGCGGCGGCCATCCGGCCTTCGAGCGCGAGGGACTCACGCTGGCCGACCTGGCGGCCTGGCAATGGGTGCTGCAGCCCCCGGGCTCGCCGCAGCGCGGGCGCTTCGAGGCCGCCATGCGCGAGGCCGGCGTGCAGGCGCGGCTCGACATCCTCGAAACGGCCTCGCCGATCGCCATCACCGCGCTGCTCGAGAGCTCGGACATGGCGGCCGTCATGCCCGCCTCGCAGGCCCGGCACTACGCGCGGCTGGGCCTGCTGCGGGTGGTGCCGATCGAGTTGCCGGTGCGCGTGCCGCCGATCTGCCTGGTCACGCGCGAGGACCGGGCGCTCTCGCCCGCGGCGGCCCAGTTCCGGCGGCAGCTGCTGGGCACCGGTTGAACGCTTTGGATTGCCTGCGGCACATGCTGTATTGCGTTGACTAGGGAATTCACTAGCCAATCGGTGCATGAAAGTACTGTCGTTGACATTCGAAGTACCAAAACCGCAAGCGTGTTTATCCAGAATCCGGGCACGGCGACCCGAGGGGGCGTCGCTCACCCTCTAGGAGACAACATGCAGCGTTTTCTGAAAGCGGGCCTCGTCCTCGCACTCGCCGGCACCGGGCTCGTCGCCCAGGCCGCCACCGAACTCGTGATCGCGACCGTCAACAACGGCCACATGATCGAGATGCAGAAGCTCACGCCCTTCTTCGAGAAGGCCAATCCCGACATCAAGCTCAAGTGGGTCACGCTGGAAGAGGGCACGCTGCGCCAGCGCGTGACCACCGACATCGCCACCAAGGGCGGCCAGTTCGACGTGATGACCATCGGCCTGTACGAAGCGCCGATCTGGTCGAAGAAGGGCTGGCTGCAGCCCATCGCCACCGACGCCGCCTACGACGCCGACGACCTGCTTCCCGCGATCCGCGACGGCCTGTCGTACCAGGGCAAGCTCTACGCCGCGCCGTTCTACGGCGAGAGCTCGATGCTCATGTACCGCAAGGACTTGGCCGACAAGGTCGGCTTCCAGATGCCCGAGCAGCCGACCTGGACCCAGGTGAAGGAGTTGGCCGGCAAGATCCACGACCCGAAGGCCGGCGTCTACGGCATGTGCCTGCGCGGCAAGCCGGGCTGGGGCGACAACATGGCCTTCCTGACCACGCTGGTCAACACCAACGGCGGCCAGTGGTTCGACATGCAGTGGAAGCCGCAGATCGACACCAAGCCCTGGAAGGACGCGATCGGCTTCTACGTCGACCTGATGAAGGCCTACGGCCCGCCGGGCGCCTCGGCCAACAGCTTCAACGAGAACCTCGCGCTCTTCAATGAAGGCAAGTGCGGCATGTGGGTCGACGCGACCATCGCGGCCTCGTTCATCAGCGATCCCAAGCAGTCGAAGGTGGCCGACAAGGTGGCGTTCGCGCAGGCACCGGTGGCCGTCACGCCCAAGGGCGCCAACTGGCTGTGGACCTGGAACCTGGCGATCCCCGCCAGCTCGACCAAGGCCGCGGCCGCCCAGACCTTCGTGAAGTGGGCCACCTCCAAGGACTACATCAACCTGGTCGCCAAGGAGCAGGGCTGGGGCGCGGTGCCCACCGGCACGCGCAAGTCGACCTACGCGAACGCCGAGTTCCAGAAGGTCGCGAAGTTCGCCGCCGCCGAGAAGAAGGCCATCGACAGCGCCAACCTCAGCGACAGCACGCTGCCCAAGTCGCCCTACGTCGGCGTGCAGTACGCGGCCATTCCCGAGTTCCAGGCCATCGGCGTGGCAGTGGGCCAGCAGATGAGCGCGGCCCTCGCGGGCAAGGTCACGGTCGACCAGGCGCTGAAGACCTCGCAGACCACGGCCGAGCGTGAGATGAAGAAGGCCGGCTACTACAAGTAAGCCCCGCGGCTTGCTCCCTCCCCCTCTGGGGGAGGGTCGGGGTGGGGGCACGCACGGCGCGTCGTCCGTCGCCGCGCTCGATCGCGGCAGCCCCCATCCCCGCCTTCCCCCAGAGGGGGAAGGAGCCAGACAGAAGAGAGAAGGGACCTCCCATGAAAAGACTCCTGCCCCGCGCACTCATGGCGCCGGCCGTGCTCACGCTCTTCCTCTGGATGATCGTGCCGCTCGCGATGACGTTGTACTTCTCGTTCGTGAACTACAACCTCATGCAGCCCGGCGACCATCCCTTCGCGGGCCTCGCCAACTTCGAGTACTTCGTCACCGACCCGGACTTCTGGCCCGCGACCTGGAACACGCTGCTGTTGATCGGCAGCGTGATCGGCATCACCGTGGTGCTCGGCGTGCTGCTCGCGCTGCTGGTCAACGAGCCCTTCCCGGGCCGCGGCATCGTGCGCGTGCTCTTGATCTCGCCCTTCTTCGTCATGCCCGCGGTCAACGCGCTGCTGTGGAAGCACATGATGATGAACCCGATCTACGGCATCCTGGCCGACGTGTGGCGCATGTTCGGCGCCCAGCCGATCGACTGGCTCACCGACGTGCCGCTGCTGTCGGTGATCATCATGGTGGCCTGGCAATGGCTGCCGTTCGCCTGCCTGATCTTCATCACCTCGTTGCAGTCGCTCGACCGCGAGCAGATGGAGGCCGCGCGCATGGACGGCGCGAGCGCGTTCCAGCGCTTCTTCTATCTCACCGTGCCGCACCTCGCGCGTCCGATGGCGGTGGTGATCATGATCGAGATGATCTTCCTGCTCAGCGTGTTCGCCGAGATCGCCATCACCACCAACGGTGGTCCGGGCAACGAGAGCACGAACATGACCTACATGATCTTCAAGCAGTCGCTCATGAACTTCGAC is from Variovorax paradoxus and encodes:
- a CDS encoding iron ABC transporter permease; its protein translation is MGASPRAAAPRNPASEAAARRTQRWIRAWVLLGFAAYLLLPWYAIQDATWYEAIPQVFGGAEGANGLMQVALQGRVWLFVGLAGLAVCAVGAWLPPGRAQGRWLLAGGAGGALGLALAGFAIGARGWAFAALEARFGELGINQFGIGAGGFVALCALVLLAAFGIARLGRFKGDLFVAASVLGCGVLMALFIAYPVSRALSGAFLDEDGRVSMAAFLARVFTERIWGLGCLAGGVRCGVAWNTLVLALLTAAGTTFLGTLMALMAERGSRRGQGALRVLALLPIITPPFVVGLGLILLFGRAGIVNQVLESVFGIEPTRWFYGMPGVLVAQLFAFTPIAFMIMRGVVQGIAPSLEEAAQMLRADRRRAFFTITLPLLKPGLANAFLVGFIESIADFGNPVVVGGQFSVLSTDIFFAIVGAQYDQGRAASLAWVLTLFALGVFALQRGLLGKQNYTTVSGKGDAGIPMALPDGVRRTIHGIALPWIAFTAVVYLFAFAGGFVQTWGRDYSFTLQHFKTAFALEWGQFGLVWAGTAWNSLLTTLKLAGISAPITAALGLLIAWLLARNEFKGQGAFEFGALLAFAIPGTVLGVSYILAFNVPPFELTGTGLIIVLCFMFRNLPVGVRAGTAAFKQLDRSLDEASLMLRASTSQTLFKVVLPLLKPALVAALVYSFVRAMTTVSAVIFLVTAENELATTYIIGRVGNGDYGIALAYCTVLMILMSLAIALVQWVVGERRLGRRGTAPGHQGHHKMEGLA
- a CDS encoding ABC transporter ATP-binding protein, whose protein sequence is MSTGIEFRDVTKRYGADRNGPLAVKGISFEVPEGTLTTILGPSGCGKTTTLRMIAGLESPTSGAIFMGGRDVTTLGPAERNVSMMFQSYALFPHMDVIGNVGYGLRMSGVKKDEATARAREALRGVGLVGFDQRLPSELSGGQQQRVALARALVLEPAVLLFDEPLSNLDARLRREMREEIRSLQQRLKLTVAYVTHDQSEALAVSDQIIVMDHGVIAQRGTPEQLYGRPESEFVAGFMGEAMVFPAVAGADGDVTLGPLRLRPRHAVAPGAVKVAVRPEAWRIGEASAADTGLPATLKKVAYLGSFYEYGFDTPLGAVFVVSTDLSNPLAAGAQTRLSLGAHGVSVV
- a CDS encoding HAD family phosphatase, with protein sequence MNVVFDLGAVLFTWEPTRLVQAHLAEHAPTESAAAALGRALFHHDDWTSFDCGTRTLEESVARMAARLALPADRLLAMLDGLGERLAPIDVTVALLEELFERREAGEPLKLYYLSNMPAPYARAIVARHGFMRRFDGGVFSGDVKFLKPHREIYELLAVRHALAAEQTVFIDDSAPNVEAARAFGWHAIHCTAPATLATQLSRYLPVRSTLSMSKPRLPA
- a CDS encoding lipocalin family protein is translated as MQRRLPPAASTDLAPFDDRRTSAAIGTLATAFVIGGAAAWLALDAARRSRVRLAGPADGAPLMRAPLQVVAPVDLHRYAGLWHEQARLPNRFQKSCAGPVTAQYTPRPDGTIEVLNRCERADGNFEESLGTARVVPVAGQPGAGRLEVRFAPSWLAWLPVVWGDYWILKLDRDYQVALVGTPNREYLWVLSRAPCLDDATLQAELDYAGSLGFDIDKVERTGR
- the tal gene encoding transaldolase, translated to MNQLDALRQWTTVVADTGDFKQLSASKPQDATTNPSLILKAVQKAEYRPLLDEGVKKHAGKPLDEVIDRLLVRFGTEILSIIPGRVSTEVDARLSFDTAATVARGERITALYKAEGIDTEKRLLIKVASTWEGIEAARQLESKGIRTNLTLLFSFAQAVACGAAGVQLISPFVGRIYDWYKKSEGAKWDEAANAGANDPGVKSVRQIFEYYKANGIKTEVMGASFRNVGQIKALAGCDLLTISPELLAELAASNEPLEHALDAKAAAKGKAEKIAYDEAGFRFALNEDAMATEKLAEGIRAFAADAIKLEKLMQESGR